One Opitutaceae bacterium DNA segment encodes these proteins:
- a CDS encoding dihydrodipicolinate synthase family protein, producing the protein MNTLPPGLIAAPFTAFHPDTSLNLEAVPRLAALLARNRVVGAFVCGTTGEGLSMTVSERRRVAEAWKAALPAELKLIVHVGCLNLGETCELARHAQMIGADAIGTMAPSFFKPAAVEDLVQWTAHVAAAAPRLPFYYYHIPSMTGVRIAAADYLAQARLRIPNLAGIKFTDEDLADYSAARAMAGEKHQILFGRDELLLSGLDCGATGAVGSTYNYSAPLYLRIMQALKNGDRAEAERGQADAREFIDVMIRHGGLPAGKAIMKMIGVDCGPVRLPLRSLTASAEQALRADLESKRFFAHASAA; encoded by the coding sequence ATGAACACCCTGCCTCCCGGTCTAATCGCCGCGCCCTTCACCGCGTTCCATCCGGACACCTCGCTGAATCTGGAGGCGGTTCCCCGCCTTGCGGCACTGCTGGCGCGCAACAGGGTTGTGGGCGCGTTTGTTTGCGGCACTACGGGTGAGGGACTTTCCATGACGGTTTCGGAGCGCCGCCGGGTCGCCGAGGCATGGAAGGCCGCGCTGCCCGCTGAGTTGAAGCTCATCGTTCACGTCGGCTGCCTGAACCTCGGCGAAACCTGCGAACTGGCCCGGCATGCCCAGATGATTGGAGCCGACGCCATTGGCACGATGGCCCCCAGTTTTTTCAAGCCGGCCGCGGTCGAGGACCTGGTCCAATGGACGGCGCATGTTGCGGCTGCCGCGCCGCGGCTGCCGTTCTACTACTATCACATTCCGTCCATGACCGGGGTGCGGATTGCGGCCGCCGATTATCTTGCCCAGGCAAGGCTGCGCATTCCCAATCTGGCCGGCATCAAGTTCACGGATGAGGATCTTGCGGACTATTCGGCGGCACGGGCCATGGCGGGTGAAAAACACCAGATTCTCTTCGGACGCGACGAACTTCTTCTGTCGGGCCTCGATTGCGGCGCCACCGGGGCGGTCGGCAGCACGTACAACTATTCGGCGCCGCTCTACCTGCGCATCATGCAGGCGCTGAAGAACGGCGATCGTGCGGAAGCCGAGCGAGGACAGGCCGATGCAAGGGAGTTCATCGACGTCATGATCCGGCACGGCGGACTTCCGGCGGGAAAGGCCATCATGAAGATGATCGGGGTTGATTGCGGCCCGGTCCGCCTGCCGCTCCGCTCACTGACCGCTTCCGCGGAACAGGCGCTGCGTGCCGACCTTGAGTCGAAGCGATTCTTCGCCCACGCCAGCGCCGCCTGA
- a CDS encoding DUF4838 domain-containing protein: MIVRQPPFPSSAAWILLAVGVAVAIAPCQAASPRHLGDLGTWTVVVGRNALPSERYAAEEFVRLFKLATDASLPISEAPGTTGSIHIGQGAVAPNEDSPDISTAGEEGLRLRIHPGAIFVTGGRPRGSLYGVYEFFERYAGVRFLTADHTYVPAEARNAVLPVEDFSYDPPFSFRSSYYRENYAAPAFATRLRVNTITDDPRLGGKTSQQLISHSLQQYLPVATYGRDHPEYFALIGGTRRLEGQGGGPQVCSLNRDVIRLVTEAVLRELDAHPAWTNISVSPPDNDACCECRDCSALIAREGTLGAPHLVLVNAVAAAVAKSHPGVRVGTLIYWHTRKPPMTLNLEPNVEIQLCSIEACNLHPLADSACFQNRVFMQDFTQWQEICRHVWLWNYNVAFRNYDLPFTNLEATGPNLSLFRDRGVHGVFMQAAGDGMSAAYSDLHNYVIARCLWRPVPDSWPLVEEFCRLHYGPAAAPILDGLRYLYANAHARGVYLRCMADVPIELGLDAAVARGFHDRVAGAEHLADDDTLRGRVEKAMIPVLGSLLATAPRTCTNGSYRLDVSSLPPGSLQRYIELARKHGMTLVGEGRDAAAHFLELESLEKGWPVITLENAVWRLVVSTMADGRIMLLNHKPTGRQIIAPPSTRMMRWAQWNLWPESARVGVNSLAAGTRSWTSDPRKAVMTLSLPDGNSWKRTISLEDSGAIQIQMELKAAHSLPAWTVRERSAEYAVSSSDSPFLTAVYLRDPAWRQVNANWDFGRMNVMQFHVPGSDAVRSLAFFDRTTRFGITHDFHPGTFTRFAASWNPGREFLGLDYWVSVPPLQPGKTFSFSYDLRPLAAPPANASSADENPGH; the protein is encoded by the coding sequence ATGATCGTCCGCCAGCCTCCCTTCCCGTCTTCAGCCGCCTGGATCCTTCTGGCGGTGGGCGTCGCCGTCGCAATCGCCCCGTGCCAGGCGGCCTCCCCGCGACATCTGGGGGATCTCGGGACGTGGACCGTTGTCGTTGGACGGAATGCCCTGCCAAGCGAACGATACGCCGCCGAGGAGTTCGTCCGGTTGTTCAAACTGGCAACGGATGCAAGCCTGCCAATAAGCGAGGCTCCCGGGACGACAGGCAGCATCCATATTGGGCAGGGCGCCGTAGCGCCCAACGAAGACAGCCCCGATATCAGCACCGCTGGCGAGGAGGGGTTGCGTCTGCGCATCCATCCGGGAGCAATTTTTGTCACGGGTGGCCGGCCGCGTGGTTCACTCTATGGAGTTTATGAATTTTTCGAGCGCTACGCGGGCGTGCGGTTTCTGACGGCGGACCACACCTATGTTCCTGCAGAGGCACGCAACGCGGTTCTGCCGGTGGAGGATTTCAGCTACGATCCACCCTTCTCGTTTCGCTCCTCCTATTATCGCGAGAACTACGCCGCCCCGGCCTTCGCCACACGGCTGCGTGTGAACACAATAACCGACGATCCGCGCCTAGGCGGCAAAACCTCGCAGCAGCTGATCTCTCATTCCCTGCAGCAATATTTGCCGGTCGCCACCTATGGCCGGGATCATCCTGAATACTTCGCCCTGATCGGCGGCACGCGCCGGCTCGAAGGGCAGGGCGGCGGTCCTCAGGTATGCTCATTGAATCGTGATGTCATCCGGCTCGTCACGGAGGCTGTCCTGCGTGAGTTGGATGCGCATCCCGCATGGACGAACATCAGCGTGAGCCCACCCGACAACGATGCCTGCTGCGAATGCCGGGATTGCTCAGCCTTGATTGCACGCGAGGGAACCCTTGGAGCCCCTCATCTGGTGCTGGTCAACGCTGTGGCCGCCGCTGTCGCCAAATCCCATCCGGGAGTGCGTGTGGGCACGCTGATCTACTGGCACACCCGCAAGCCTCCCATGACGCTCAACCTCGAGCCCAATGTGGAAATCCAGCTTTGCAGCATCGAGGCGTGCAACCTGCACCCCCTGGCGGATTCCGCCTGCTTTCAGAACCGCGTTTTCATGCAGGATTTCACCCAATGGCAGGAAATTTGCCGCCATGTCTGGCTCTGGAACTACAACGTGGCGTTCCGCAACTACGACCTGCCTTTCACGAATCTCGAGGCAACCGGCCCCAACCTCAGCCTGTTCCGCGATCGTGGCGTCCATGGCGTATTCATGCAGGCCGCGGGTGACGGCATGTCCGCCGCGTACAGCGATCTCCACAATTATGTGATCGCCCGCTGCCTGTGGCGGCCGGTGCCCGACAGCTGGCCGTTGGTGGAGGAATTCTGTCGGCTTCACTACGGACCCGCGGCCGCACCCATCCTAGACGGGCTGCGTTATCTCTACGCGAACGCACACGCGCGCGGAGTCTACCTTCGGTGCATGGCCGACGTCCCCATCGAGCTGGGTCTGGACGCCGCGGTCGCGCGCGGTTTCCATGACCGTGTGGCTGGGGCGGAGCATCTCGCGGACGACGACACGCTGCGCGGGCGCGTGGAAAAGGCGATGATCCCGGTGCTGGGCTCTCTCCTGGCAACCGCACCCCGCACCTGCACAAACGGTTCGTATCGCCTGGATGTGTCATCGCTGCCGCCGGGCTCCCTGCAGCGCTACATTGAACTCGCGCGAAAGCATGGAATGACTCTCGTCGGCGAAGGTCGCGATGCCGCTGCTCACTTTCTGGAGTTGGAGTCTCTCGAAAAGGGCTGGCCGGTCATCACACTCGAGAATGCCGTCTGGAGGCTCGTGGTGTCCACCATGGCGGACGGACGCATCATGCTGCTGAACCACAAGCCGACAGGGCGCCAGATCATCGCCCCGCCATCCACACGCATGATGCGCTGGGCTCAGTGGAATTTGTGGCCGGAGTCCGCACGCGTCGGGGTAAATTCGCTGGCCGCCGGCACGCGAAGCTGGACCAGCGACCCCCGAAAGGCTGTCATGACTCTGTCCCTCCCCGACGGGAACTCCTGGAAGCGCACAATATCCCTTGAGGATAGTGGCGCGATCCAGATCCAAATGGAGCTGAAGGCGGCTCACTCCCTTCCCGCCTGGACGGTACGCGAGCGCTCAGCGGAATATGCCGTTTCCTCATCCGACAGCCCGTTCCTCACCGCAGTCTACCTTCGTGATCCGGCCTGGCGTCAGGTGAATGCAAACTGGGACTTTGGCAGGATGAATGTCATGCAGTTTCACGTGCCGGGCAGTGATGCAGTCCGTTCCCTGGCATTCTTTGACCGCACCACCCGGTTCGGAATCACGCATGACTTCCATCCAGGAACATTCACCCGGTTCGCCGCATCATGGAATCCAGGCCGCGAATTTCTGGGTCTTGATTATTGGGTGTCCGTCCCTCCCTTGCAGCCGGGGAAAACGTTTTCCTTCAGCTACGATTTGCGTCCTCTGGCAGCACCTCCGGCCAATGCATCATCAGCTGATGAAAACCCGGGCCATTGA
- a CDS encoding DUF481 domain-containing protein: MNIVTRRISLAANAQRTIGRNSLEANIQWVDSRIGTILVEKRDEASFRWRRDMSARYFFQEVTSYLKDGIRRIDAQYEQSVDGGYRLLQRPRLNALIGLGLVGQERQMAIPQPEGVGLLGQFFVESNWQMTTRMSFDMTGRIQSRLTPFGAFPNPQGIPAGNEYGRYFYQYNLKLNNKLRDNITLGVSREQIHDSSIANPAFRRDQRITVNLGLNF; encoded by the coding sequence GTGAACATCGTTACGCGGCGCATAAGTCTGGCCGCCAATGCACAGCGAACAATCGGCAGAAACTCCCTCGAGGCGAACATCCAGTGGGTCGATTCCAGGATCGGAACCATCCTGGTGGAGAAACGCGACGAAGCAAGCTTTCGCTGGCGGCGGGACATGTCAGCCAGATACTTTTTCCAAGAGGTCACCAGCTATTTGAAGGACGGGATCCGCCGGATCGACGCACAGTACGAACAGTCGGTTGACGGCGGCTACCGGCTGCTCCAGCGGCCGCGATTGAATGCGTTAATCGGATTGGGTCTGGTGGGGCAGGAACGACAAATGGCGATTCCGCAGCCCGAAGGAGTCGGGCTGCTCGGACAATTTTTCGTGGAATCCAACTGGCAGATGACAACCCGGATGTCATTCGACATGACCGGGCGCATACAGTCCCGCCTCACTCCATTCGGCGCATTTCCCAACCCGCAGGGTATTCCGGCAGGGAATGAATATGGCCGCTATTTCTACCAATACAATCTGAAGCTGAACAACAAACTCCGGGACAACATCACCCTCGGGGTTAGCCGCGAGCAGATCCACGATTCAAGCATTGCCAATCCAGCCTTTCGCCGGGATCAGCGCATCACCGTGAATCTCGGGCTGAATTTCTGA
- a CDS encoding substrate-binding domain-containing protein — protein sequence MAVRLLGPPVAAFELDLRVTAGDKTCSPARAPLVNILGLMPHLPKRQSLVHQTAKILQDEIAQGGWKNWLPGERMLSAKYQVSRNTVRAALAQLQQERLIRAIHGSGHRILVPPNRRSLREDQEAVGLLMPEAPERLRPSQTLWIDELRALLGEHGCVLRLFHGQQYLTRDPSMALEKLVTQHSHGCWILLRSSAATQSWFSRHHSRCLVVGTVHAGLPLAYRDIDHRALCRHAAGVLLGLGHQRIAFMAAKPALAGDLESEAGLMEAVRSSHRAADAITGWHDGSVAGIGHALRLLQARRAAPTALIMAGTYHYLAAWSLLMQSGIRVPKDVSIISRDDDQFLSYLKPSPARYVSSARNLAKALLRPVMEILADGQASLRELKLMPEFFQGETVAPCADESRD from the coding sequence ATGGCGGTCAGGCTGCTGGGGCCTCCCGTTGCAGCGTTTGAACTGGACCTGCGCGTGACCGCTGGCGATAAGACGTGCAGCCCGGCGCGGGCCCCGCTTGTCAACATACTCGGTCTCATGCCGCATCTGCCGAAACGTCAATCACTCGTCCATCAGACCGCGAAAATCCTGCAGGATGAAATCGCCCAGGGCGGATGGAAGAACTGGCTGCCAGGGGAAAGGATGCTTTCAGCAAAATACCAGGTCAGCCGCAACACCGTGCGGGCGGCGCTGGCCCAGCTGCAGCAGGAGCGCCTGATCCGTGCAATCCATGGGTCCGGTCATCGCATACTTGTCCCGCCCAACCGACGTTCGCTGCGTGAGGATCAGGAGGCTGTCGGGTTGCTCATGCCGGAAGCGCCGGAGCGCCTACGCCCGAGCCAGACGCTGTGGATCGACGAACTGCGGGCCCTGCTGGGAGAACACGGCTGTGTCCTTCGATTGTTTCACGGTCAGCAGTATCTTACCAGGGATCCCAGCATGGCCTTGGAAAAGCTGGTCACACAACACTCCCACGGCTGCTGGATTCTTCTTCGCTCAAGCGCCGCAACGCAGTCCTGGTTCAGCCGCCATCATTCACGGTGCCTGGTTGTTGGAACGGTGCATGCGGGACTGCCGCTGGCTTACCGCGACATCGACCATCGGGCGCTCTGCCGGCATGCCGCGGGGGTGCTGCTTGGCCTTGGTCACCAGCGGATTGCCTTCATGGCCGCCAAGCCCGCACTGGCGGGTGACCTTGAGAGCGAGGCCGGGCTTATGGAGGCGGTGCGCTCCTCGCACCGCGCTGCCGACGCCATCACCGGATGGCACGACGGCAGTGTGGCGGGTATCGGCCACGCATTGCGTCTCCTGCAGGCGCGCCGCGCTGCGCCGACGGCGTTGATCATGGCCGGCACCTATCACTACCTCGCGGCCTGGAGCCTCCTGATGCAGTCCGGCATCCGGGTGCCGAAGGATGTCTCCATCATTTCCCGGGACGATGATCAATTCCTGTCCTACCTCAAGCCGTCGCCTGCGCGCTATGTCTCCTCCGCAAGAAACCTTGCGAAGGCGCTGCTGCGCCCCGTGATGGAAATCCTGGCAGACGGACAGGCATCCCTGCGCGAGCTCAAGCTGATGCCTGAGTTTTTCCAGGGTGAGACGGTGGCACCGTGCGCGGACGAGAGTCGGGACTGA